In the Pedobacter cryoconitis genome, GATCCCTGGGCCGATCCTGCACATGTTTACCAGGAATATGGCATTACTTGTCAGAATGAGGCCATCAAGGATCGCCAGTTTGATGCTATAATTGGTGCTGTTGCGCATACTGAGTTCGAGGAGCTTGATGTACAGCAGCTTTGTAAAGAAAATACAGTAATATATGATATAAAAGGAATGTTACCTGCTGAACTCACTCATGGAAGACTCTAATTATCAACTTTATACTACCCCTTATCATCACCAGGATCTGAGTAAATCTTCTTTCCTGATTACTGGAGGAGCGGGCTTTATTGGTTCAAATCTGGTCAAGTACCTCTTAAAATATGGTGCCGGCCAAGTACGTGTGCTGGATAATTTATCTACTGGCTTCAGAAAGAATCTGGAAGAGTTTGAATCCAATCCTGCTTTTGAATTTATCAATGGTGATATCCGTGATCCTGCTACCTGTATGTCGGCTTGCAAGGGAATTGATTATGTAACCCACCAGGCAGCATTAGGTTCTGTACCGCGTTCTATTAAAGATCCGCTAACAACCAGCCAGGTCAACATAGAAGGCTTTTTAAACCTGCTGATGGCTGTCAAAGAACAACAGGTAAAGAGAATGGTCTATGCTGCTTCTTCTTCTACCTATGGCGACAGTAAGGAATTACCCAAAACAGAAGAACGCATTGGTGCTCCGCTTTCTCCTTATGCAGTCACTAAATTAGTCAATGAGCTGTATGCAGATGTTTTCAGAAAGACTTATGGAACTGATAGTGTCGGTTTAAGATATTTTAACGTTTTCGGCCCCAATCAAGATCCCGGAGGTGCTTATGCAGCAGTTATTCCGCTCTTGATGAAAGCGGTGCTGACTGGTGCTGCGCCTGTGATTAATGGTGATGGCAGCCAGACCAGAGATTTCACTTTTATTGAAAATGTAGTCCAGGCAAATATTAAAGCCTTGTTATTTACTGGTAATGTTCCGCATACCATTTATAATGTAGCTTACAGTGAACGTATTTCGCTAAATGAGCTCTGGGCATTGATAAAGAAACTCCATGGCACTGACCCCGGACAGACTTATGGTCCATCCAGGGCGGGGGATATTCATGATTCACTGGCAAACATAAACAGGATCAAAGAAGACCTGGGTTATGCTCCTTTATATAATGTACAAAAAGGTTTGGAGTATACTCTGAACTGGATGCGAAATAAATCATAGTTAATCTTCATAGCGGTCTGCAATTTTCCTGGTAATAATCTTCTCTACTGATCTCCAGTAAAATCTGGCCATCATGT is a window encoding:
- a CDS encoding SDR family oxidoreductase, with protein sequence MEDSNYQLYTTPYHHQDLSKSSFLITGGAGFIGSNLVKYLLKYGAGQVRVLDNLSTGFRKNLEEFESNPAFEFINGDIRDPATCMSACKGIDYVTHQAALGSVPRSIKDPLTTSQVNIEGFLNLLMAVKEQQVKRMVYAASSSTYGDSKELPKTEERIGAPLSPYAVTKLVNELYADVFRKTYGTDSVGLRYFNVFGPNQDPGGAYAAVIPLLMKAVLTGAAPVINGDGSQTRDFTFIENVVQANIKALLFTGNVPHTIYNVAYSERISLNELWALIKKLHGTDPGQTYGPSRAGDIHDSLANINRIKEDLGYAPLYNVQKGLEYTLNWMRNKS